A window of Solirubrobacterales bacterium genomic DNA:
TGACCGAGCAGTTCGCTGAGAACTGGGAGTCCGCTCGGTATGAGGCCGACGAGCTCATCGATGCCGGGGAGCATGTGGTGATGCCTTTCACGAACCGCCTGCGGGGCAGGGACGGAATCGAAGTGCAGGCTCGCGGCATCTGGTTGGGCACGATCCGCGACGGGTTGATCGTGCGGATCTGCCTCTACCAGGAGCTTCAGGAAGCCCTCGAAGCCGCCGGGCTGTCGGAGTAGGCGATGTCGCAGGAGAACGTGGAGATCGTGCGGGGATTGCACGGGGCGTTCGCACAGGGGGACAACGAAACCCCGTTTGCGGTCTACGACCCCGAGATCGAGTGGGACATGTCCGGTTTCCCGCTTCCCGGCGAGGAGTCGGTCTATCACGGGCACGAGGGTGTTCGACGCTACTGGCGGGCCTGGCTCGCGGCGTGGGAGTTCATCGATGCACCAATCGAGCGGTTGGTTGATGCCCGAGAGAACGTGGTCACGCTTTTCGGTCCTTCGACGGCCCGGGGCAAGAGGAGCGGCGCCGATGTCCAAATCGGTCCCTGGGCGCAGGTCTGGACATTGCGCGACGGAAGGGTGGTCCGCATGCGGATGTATCCCGACCACGCGAATGCCCTCCAAGCCGCCGGGCTGCGTGAGTAGCGAGATACTGCGCCGGGCGATGTCGCAGGAGAACGTGGAGATCGTCGGTCGCCTGATGGATGCTTGGAACCGCCAGGACCTCGAGGGCATCCTCGCCCTGATCGATCCTGAGGCCGAGTACGTCAATGCCCCCAATGCCGTTGAGCCGGGCACTAGGCGAGGGCACGACGCAATCGTCGTCGTAATGCGAAAGCTGTGGGAGGGCATCCCCG
This region includes:
- a CDS encoding nuclear transport factor 2 family protein — encoded protein: MSQENVEIVRGLHGAFAQGDNETPFAVYDPEIEWDMSGFPLPGEESVYHGHEGVRRYWRAWLAAWEFIDAPIERLVDARENVVTLFGPSTARGKRSGADVQIGPWAQVWTLRDGRVVRMRMYPDHANALQAAGLRE
- a CDS encoding nuclear transport factor 2 family protein, which encodes MSQENVEIVRRCYEAFDRGDLDVAFEDFAPDFELDLSRAIGIDRGTYNLAQFRRLTEQFAENWESARYEADELIDAGEHVVMPFTNRLRGRDGIEVQARGIWLGTIRDGLIVRICLYQELQEALEAAGLSE